The Gemmatimonadaceae bacterium genome contains a region encoding:
- a CDS encoding UvrD-helicase domain-containing protein, giving the protein MNGTLDTTGSTAAIGDGDALSRLNPAQRDAVLHFKGPLLIIAGAGSGKTRVLTTRIAHLIEHHGVDPAQIISVTFTNKAAGEMRDRITKLVDCDLRGMWCGTFHAIGARMLRSHAPRVGRTASFTIYDEDDSLGLIKRVMERVGVSPKQWTPKSIASVISDAKNSLVTPAEYQQLAMDPLSRAGAVVYAELEGALRAANAVTFDDLLVLPVQLLRENADVLDRYRQKFQFVMVDEYQDTNRAQFEFIKLLGAGHGNVAVVGDDDQSIYGWRGADIRNILDFEKEFASARVVRLEENYRSTPGILEVANIAISANLGRRGKTLRATRPGGEAVTLVATLDERDEADFVADEIRGRQNLDKRELREFAVLYRTNSQSRPLEETLRRNGIPYRLVGAVRFYDRKEIRDLMSYLKLVANPADNEAFRRAVAVPRRKLGETTIESLATAARRAGVPMLEAATRPELLADIRSTARAGLQEFASLILGLRDRARESSVDELLRELVDSIRYGAYLQADSPETARDRLDNVSALIDGAVETVIEDGGELGLTPLDHFLQRAMLVAGIDALDPTADAVTLMTLHNAKGLEYPVVFITGLEDGLFPLSQAIDDPDKLEEERRLLYVGITRAERKLYMSFAESRRRNGEMMQSVRSRFLGEIPPALLEDRKTLKLRSAGRGFLRETSSRVEAFGQQAGWRNASSRPRHEVPAWRGAKVAADVDVSSGEPMYAPGERISHKLFGGGQIAELSGTGRDIKAVIDFDDTNVGRKTIKLAYTTLERGPL; this is encoded by the coding sequence ATGAATGGAACGCTGGATACCACCGGTTCGACCGCCGCAATCGGTGATGGTGACGCACTTTCGCGATTGAATCCGGCTCAGCGCGACGCGGTTCTTCATTTCAAGGGTCCGCTTCTCATCATTGCTGGCGCAGGCTCCGGCAAAACCCGTGTGCTTACTACCCGCATTGCTCATCTGATCGAGCACCATGGGGTAGACCCGGCGCAGATTATCTCGGTGACGTTCACCAATAAAGCGGCCGGAGAGATGCGCGACCGCATCACTAAGCTGGTGGATTGTGACCTGCGGGGCATGTGGTGCGGAACTTTCCACGCCATCGGTGCACGTATGCTGCGATCGCACGCTCCACGCGTGGGTCGCACCGCGAGCTTCACCATCTACGATGAGGACGATTCCCTCGGTTTGATCAAGCGCGTGATGGAGCGCGTCGGCGTGTCACCAAAGCAGTGGACCCCGAAATCAATTGCGTCCGTCATCTCCGATGCAAAGAACTCGCTTGTCACGCCAGCCGAGTACCAGCAGCTTGCAATGGATCCGCTTTCCCGTGCCGGCGCGGTGGTATATGCCGAGCTTGAAGGGGCGCTTCGCGCCGCAAACGCTGTCACGTTCGACGATCTCCTGGTTCTCCCTGTCCAGTTGCTGCGTGAAAATGCTGACGTCCTCGACCGGTACCGGCAGAAATTCCAGTTCGTAATGGTGGACGAGTATCAGGACACCAACCGTGCTCAGTTTGAGTTCATCAAATTGCTCGGGGCGGGGCACGGCAACGTTGCAGTCGTCGGCGACGATGATCAGTCCATCTACGGATGGCGCGGCGCGGATATCAGGAACATTCTCGACTTCGAAAAGGAGTTCGCATCAGCCCGTGTCGTCAGGCTGGAGGAGAATTACCGCTCGACGCCTGGAATTCTCGAAGTAGCCAACATTGCGATCAGCGCCAATCTCGGCCGCCGCGGTAAGACACTGCGTGCCACGCGCCCTGGGGGCGAGGCCGTCACTCTCGTTGCAACGCTCGATGAGCGTGACGAAGCCGACTTCGTTGCCGATGAAATCCGCGGCCGGCAGAATCTCGATAAACGCGAGCTTCGCGAGTTCGCCGTGCTGTATCGCACTAACTCACAGAGCCGCCCGCTTGAAGAAACACTGAGGCGGAACGGAATCCCGTATCGGCTTGTGGGCGCCGTGCGCTTCTATGACAGAAAAGAGATTCGCGACCTGATGAGTTATCTCAAGCTCGTGGCCAACCCCGCCGACAACGAGGCTTTCCGTCGCGCAGTGGCTGTCCCACGCCGGAAGCTCGGCGAAACGACGATCGAATCTCTCGCCACCGCCGCGCGGCGAGCGGGAGTTCCGATGCTGGAAGCCGCGACGCGTCCGGAGCTTCTTGCGGACATTCGGAGCACTGCGCGAGCCGGACTGCAAGAGTTTGCTTCGCTCATCCTCGGCCTTCGCGACCGCGCCCGCGAATCGAGCGTCGATGAGCTGCTGCGCGAGCTGGTCGACTCCATTCGCTACGGGGCCTATCTGCAGGCGGATTCGCCGGAGACGGCTCGTGATCGCCTGGATAACGTCAGCGCGCTCATTGACGGGGCTGTTGAGACGGTCATTGAGGACGGAGGCGAACTTGGTCTGACCCCGCTCGACCATTTTCTGCAGCGGGCAATGCTGGTAGCCGGTATCGATGCACTCGACCCAACGGCAGACGCGGTGACGTTGATGACACTGCATAACGCCAAAGGTCTCGAATATCCTGTCGTTTTCATTACCGGGCTGGAAGACGGTCTGTTCCCGCTTTCGCAAGCCATCGACGATCCGGATAAACTGGAAGAGGAGCGACGGTTGCTCTACGTCGGAATCACACGCGCCGAGCGCAAGCTGTACATGTCGTTCGCCGAGAGCCGGCGTCGAAATGGCGAGATGATGCAATCCGTGCGGTCCCGCTTTCTGGGCGAGATACCGCCGGCGCTTCTCGAAGATCGCAAGACACTCAAGCTCCGCTCTGCCGGAAGAGGTTTTCTCCGCGAAACTTCCTCGCGTGTCGAGGCATTCGGACAACAGGCGGGCTGGCGCAACGCCTCGTCCCGGCCGAGACATGAGGTCCCCGCGTGGCGGGGTGCGAAGGTAGCCGCGGATGTCGACGTCTCATCGGGCGAGCCGATGTATGCACCCGGCGAGCGGATCAGCCACAAGCTGTTCGGCGGAGGACAAATCGCGGAACTGTCGGGCACTGGCCGGGACATCAAAGCGGTGATCGATTTCGACGATACGAACGTCGGGCGAAAAACGATCAAACTGGCTTACACGACACTCGAACGCGGACCGTTGTAA
- a CDS encoding Asp-tRNA(Asn)/Glu-tRNA(Gln) amidotransferase subunit GatC, with the protein MGTARLDELASELNAILGHMDVLGKVDTSGTPPSAAAPGCTHLRSDSSGPIPLAVPRESFAPSMRDGFFIVPRLATHEELSNGGAREGGA; encoded by the coding sequence GTGGGCACTGCGCGCCTCGATGAGCTCGCTTCCGAGTTGAATGCTATTCTGGGTCATATGGACGTTCTCGGAAAAGTCGATACGTCGGGCACGCCACCCTCTGCGGCGGCTCCTGGATGTACTCACCTCCGCTCGGATTCGAGCGGACCGATTCCGCTGGCGGTGCCACGCGAGTCGTTCGCGCCATCAATGCGCGACGGCTTCTTCATCGTCCCCAGACTGGCTACGCATGAGGAGCTGTCGAACGGAGGCGCCCGTGAGGGCGGGGCGTGA
- the gatA gene encoding Asp-tRNA(Asn)/Glu-tRNA(Gln) amidotransferase subunit GatA, with protein MKHTDFADMPASVIAARVTAGSLDPVQAVAASFATSREKKSGKDGLNLVLWSDEKLATADASVLKETMGPRGEGGSLAGVPVAVKDNIATLGLPTTCASRILAGYVSPFEATAVTRLRAAGAIVVAKTNMDEFAMGSSTENSAYGPARNPHDLRRVTGGSSGGSAGAVAAGIVPIALGSETGGSVRQPASFCGIVGVKPTYGRVSRYGLVAFASSLDHIGVMARNVDDAALAMQAIAGLDQRDSTSADVPVAPYCEEFVSIATTPSPLEGLTVGVPAEYFPEMLDPGIRALCDRALDALRSLGAKIRKVALPHTSLAIPVYYIIAPAEASSNLARFDGVRYGRRESGTASLREMFGDTRSQGFGPEVTRRILLGTYVLSAGYYDAYYRKAQSVRTLIAGDFARVFAGGVDVLFTPTTPSTAFSIGQITDPYEMYMSDIFTATANLAGVPAMSIPIGRESGLPVGGQLIAGHFAEAAMFRVAYALEAALGGQAHQ; from the coding sequence GTGAAGCACACCGACTTCGCCGATATGCCGGCATCGGTAATCGCTGCCCGGGTAACTGCGGGGTCACTGGACCCTGTGCAGGCAGTCGCGGCGAGCTTTGCAACGTCCAGGGAGAAGAAGTCGGGTAAAGACGGCCTCAACCTGGTTCTCTGGAGTGATGAAAAGCTGGCGACCGCCGATGCGTCGGTGCTCAAGGAAACTATGGGCCCGCGTGGTGAAGGCGGGTCACTGGCGGGCGTGCCCGTTGCGGTCAAGGACAACATCGCCACCCTCGGCCTGCCCACAACTTGCGCCTCCCGCATTCTCGCCGGATATGTCAGTCCGTTCGAAGCTACCGCCGTCACACGACTTCGTGCAGCGGGTGCAATCGTTGTCGCGAAGACGAACATGGACGAGTTTGCGATGGGATCGTCAACGGAGAACAGCGCGTACGGCCCCGCGCGCAATCCTCACGATCTTCGACGCGTGACTGGAGGGTCGTCTGGTGGCTCCGCGGGTGCGGTGGCAGCGGGGATCGTTCCCATTGCACTCGGATCGGAGACCGGGGGCTCGGTTCGTCAGCCAGCGTCGTTCTGCGGAATTGTCGGAGTCAAACCCACTTACGGCCGGGTCAGCCGTTACGGCCTGGTGGCTTTCGCGTCGTCGCTCGATCATATCGGGGTCATGGCCCGGAACGTCGACGATGCGGCGTTGGCGATGCAGGCAATCGCCGGGCTCGATCAACGGGATTCCACCAGCGCCGACGTACCCGTTGCGCCTTACTGCGAAGAATTTGTGTCAATCGCAACGACGCCCTCGCCACTCGAAGGACTCACTGTTGGAGTTCCCGCTGAATATTTCCCGGAAATGCTCGACCCCGGAATCCGCGCTCTGTGCGATCGCGCGCTGGATGCACTACGATCGCTGGGCGCGAAGATAAGGAAAGTAGCGCTACCGCATACTTCGCTCGCGATACCGGTCTATTACATAATTGCGCCCGCCGAGGCATCATCGAACCTCGCGCGCTTTGACGGCGTCAGGTACGGTCGGCGGGAATCGGGCACAGCCAGCCTGCGCGAGATGTTCGGCGACACGCGCTCGCAAGGTTTCGGGCCTGAGGTAACGCGGCGTATCCTGCTCGGCACATACGTCCTGTCAGCAGGTTACTACGACGCGTACTACAGGAAGGCACAGTCCGTCAGAACGCTGATCGCCGGTGACTTCGCACGTGTCTTCGCCGGCGGAGTGGACGTGCTTTTTACGCCGACGACACCTTCCACCGCGTTCTCCATTGGACAGATCACCGATCCGTACGAGATGTACATGAGCGACATTTTCACGGCGACCGCTAATCTTGCAGGTGTGCCCGCGATGTCCATTCCGATTGGTCGCGAGAGCGGTCTGCCTGTCGGCGGCCAGTTGATTGCCGGGCATTTTGCGGAAGCGGCAATGTTCCGCGTTGCGTATGCTCTCGAGGCCGCGCTTGGCGGGCAGGCACATCAATGA
- the gatB gene encoding Asp-tRNA(Asn)/Glu-tRNA(Gln) amidotransferase subunit GatB, with translation MSADKYEMVVGLEVHVQLKTRSKAFCGCSADFGAAPNVNTCPVCLGLPGALPVVNEQAVMLAARAAISLGCTVYHSSVFARKNYFYPDLPKGYQITQFDEPLATGGTVTIDTGAGERTIGITRLHMEEDAGKSVHDRFPGETAIDLNRAGVPLIEIVSEPDMRTAREAGAYLRTLRQILQYLGVSDVSMEQGSLRVDANVSARLKGEEALGTKTEVKNMNSFSGVERALEFEFTRQCGLLERGETVVQHTLLWDASKSEARVSRTKEGSNDYRYFPEPDLGPLVLDPDWLSMIKLSLPELPDKRKARFASDFSLDAEDVDKLTADSELAEYFEAVARATGDGKAAANWVMGEVQALLNTGKGTFDELSVRPADLAQLISMIRDGLVSHAAAKRIFSLMAESGKPAAQVAHEHGLLQVGDDAALAGWISEVMTEHPEESRRYIGGERKLQGVLVGFVMKKSAGKADPKRVNQLLVARAEAAVGPG, from the coding sequence ATGAGCGCTGATAAATACGAGATGGTCGTCGGTCTCGAAGTGCACGTTCAGCTCAAGACCCGCAGCAAGGCTTTCTGCGGGTGCTCGGCTGACTTCGGCGCCGCTCCCAATGTCAACACCTGTCCCGTTTGCCTTGGACTTCCCGGAGCACTGCCAGTAGTCAACGAGCAGGCAGTAATGCTCGCGGCGCGCGCCGCAATTTCGCTCGGCTGCACGGTGTACCATTCCTCTGTATTTGCCCGAAAAAACTATTTCTATCCGGACCTTCCGAAGGGATATCAGATCACGCAGTTCGACGAGCCGCTGGCGACGGGCGGGACCGTCACGATCGACACGGGAGCGGGCGAGCGGACGATTGGAATCACGCGGCTACACATGGAAGAGGATGCCGGCAAGTCGGTTCACGATCGATTTCCCGGCGAGACGGCGATCGATTTAAACAGGGCTGGCGTTCCACTGATTGAAATCGTGAGCGAGCCGGATATGCGCACTGCCCGGGAAGCTGGCGCTTATCTGCGTACACTCCGCCAGATCCTTCAATACCTCGGCGTCAGCGATGTGAGCATGGAGCAGGGCAGTCTCCGGGTGGACGCCAATGTGAGTGCGCGTTTGAAAGGCGAAGAGGCTCTCGGGACGAAGACCGAAGTGAAAAACATGAATTCGTTTTCAGGGGTGGAACGTGCGCTCGAATTCGAATTCACGCGCCAGTGCGGATTGCTGGAACGCGGCGAGACGGTTGTTCAGCACACGTTGCTCTGGGACGCGTCGAAGAGCGAGGCGCGTGTGAGTCGCACCAAGGAAGGCAGCAACGACTATCGCTATTTCCCCGAACCTGACCTCGGCCCACTGGTGCTCGATCCCGATTGGCTGAGCATGATCAAGCTGTCATTGCCTGAGCTGCCCGATAAACGAAAGGCGCGGTTCGCCTCGGATTTCAGTCTTGATGCGGAAGACGTCGACAAGCTGACGGCCGATTCGGAACTGGCGGAATATTTCGAAGCGGTGGCGCGCGCCACGGGCGACGGAAAGGCAGCGGCTAACTGGGTCATGGGTGAGGTTCAGGCTCTCCTCAATACAGGCAAAGGGACCTTCGACGAGCTATCGGTTCGACCCGCCGATCTTGCTCAGCTGATCTCGATGATTCGCGACGGTCTGGTGAGCCACGCAGCGGCGAAGCGAATTTTTTCGCTGATGGCGGAATCGGGCAAGCCCGCGGCCCAGGTGGCCCACGAGCATGGGCTGCTGCAGGTCGGCGATGACGCGGCTCTGGCGGGCTGGATATCGGAAGTGATGACCGAGCATCCCGAAGAGTCGAGGCGGTACATTGGAGGCGAGCGAAAGCTGCAGGGAGTACTCGTTGGCTTCGTCATGAAGAAGTCGGCAGGGAAAGCCGACCCGAAACGAGTGAATCAGCTGCTTGTCGCCCGCGCAGAGGCAGCCGTCGGCCCGGGGTAA
- a CDS encoding zinc dependent phospholipase C family protein — protein sequence MAIRLSGRQPDPGILWLLGLAIIAIAATPSTAFAWTPGTHIFLGEAILRSLVLLPPAVAELIAAFPYDFLYGSIAADTSIAKKYAAAGRHCHSWKVGFEIYDQAEPAPMRAFGLGYLAHLAADTVAHNYFVPHQLAITSTTAALGHSYWESRIDTHIGDRYSRRAREIILLDHADSDGHLDRILSPTIFSTPTNRRIFRGMVYVTDTESWQRIFQMVSEKSRWDLAENDLAAYLTRSYEYIVDLFNRFDAAEAYRLDPAGATALREAKRVRRAALRDGAAGTVTKNARISFGLPHSELAYSAKLGTPVYPGPTAASARATSS from the coding sequence TTGGCAATCCGGCTGTCCGGGAGACAGCCTGATCCGGGTATACTCTGGCTGCTGGGTCTCGCGATTATTGCTATTGCCGCGACACCCAGCACTGCCTTTGCCTGGACCCCGGGAACGCACATTTTCCTCGGCGAAGCAATCCTTCGCTCCCTCGTGCTTCTGCCTCCGGCGGTTGCCGAGCTGATTGCCGCATTTCCCTATGATTTTCTTTACGGCAGTATTGCCGCCGACACCAGCATCGCAAAGAAATACGCGGCGGCTGGCCGGCACTGTCACTCCTGGAAAGTCGGCTTCGAGATCTATGACCAGGCCGAGCCGGCGCCAATGCGTGCGTTTGGTCTGGGTTACCTCGCGCATCTGGCTGCCGACACTGTTGCCCACAATTATTTCGTACCTCACCAGCTGGCGATCACATCGACAACCGCAGCACTCGGCCACAGCTACTGGGAAAGCCGGATCGACACGCACATCGGCGACCGCTACAGCCGGCGGGCGCGCGAGATCATCCTGCTCGATCACGCTGATTCTGACGGCCACCTGGACCGGATACTGAGCCCGACCATCTTCAGCACGCCCACCAACCGCAGAATTTTTCGCGGGATGGTCTACGTGACGGACACCGAATCGTGGCAGCGCATCTTCCAGATGGTCTCCGAAAAGAGCAGATGGGACCTGGCCGAGAACGATCTGGCTGCCTATCTGACACGTTCGTACGAATATATCGTCGATCTATTCAACAGGTTCGACGCGGCAGAAGCCTACCGGCTCGACCCCGCCGGCGCGACTGCGCTGCGCGAAGCGAAGCGTGTCCGTCGTGCCGCCCTCCGCGATGGTGCAGCCGGTACGGTCACGAAAAATGCGCGCATCAGCTTTGGCCTGCCACATTCCGAACTCGCATATTCTGCGAAACTCGGTACACCCGTTTACCCCGGGCCGACGGCTGCCTCTGCGCGGGCGACAAGCAGCTGA
- the murA gene encoding UDP-N-acetylglucosamine 1-carboxyvinyltransferase, which produces MTETNAVQYIVEGGRTLHGTIRPSGNKNAALPIVAAALLSESTVYLDNVPHIRDIETLMELIRSVGASIEWSGDNSLTIEARDLVASDLDAALCSKIRASILLAAPLLARCGEIMLPPPGGDVIGRRRLDTHFLALEQLGATVSLHKGLLRLHVKGFRGADVFLDEPSVTATENALVAACAAQGRTVLRNAASEPHVQDLAKFLRALGAQIDGAGTNCITIEGGRPLGKEAVRHSIGPDHIEVGSFIGLAAVTKSELRIEQAGIEHLRSTRLGFARLGIECEEDGEDLIVPAKQTLKIQADMGDHVPKLEDQPWPAFPADTMSIAIVTATQCNGMILMHEKMFESRLFFVDKLISMGAKIVLCDPHRAIVAGPSRLSGATLDSPDIRAGMALLIAALCAEGRSVINNVGQIERGYERIDYRLRALGASVDRVGDRRK; this is translated from the coding sequence ATGACAGAAACGAACGCCGTTCAGTACATCGTCGAGGGTGGCCGCACTCTCCATGGCACCATCCGGCCGTCGGGCAACAAGAATGCAGCGTTGCCGATTGTTGCCGCTGCGCTGCTGTCGGAGAGCACGGTGTATCTCGACAACGTGCCCCATATCCGGGACATCGAGACATTGATGGAGTTGATTCGCTCGGTTGGCGCCAGCATCGAGTGGAGCGGTGACAACTCCCTGACAATCGAAGCCCGTGACTTGGTGGCCAGCGACCTCGACGCAGCGCTCTGCTCGAAGATCAGGGCCTCGATCCTGCTCGCGGCGCCTTTACTCGCGCGTTGTGGTGAAATCATGCTCCCTCCGCCAGGGGGCGACGTCATTGGGCGCCGCCGGCTGGATACCCATTTTCTGGCTCTGGAACAACTCGGCGCGACGGTGTCGCTGCACAAGGGGCTTCTCCGCCTGCACGTAAAGGGGTTCCGCGGAGCCGATGTGTTTCTCGACGAGCCAAGTGTGACTGCAACTGAAAACGCACTTGTTGCCGCCTGTGCTGCGCAGGGACGTACCGTTCTCCGGAACGCGGCAAGCGAGCCGCACGTTCAGGATCTTGCAAAGTTCCTGCGGGCGCTGGGTGCGCAAATCGATGGTGCCGGGACCAACTGCATCACTATCGAGGGCGGTCGCCCACTTGGCAAAGAGGCCGTACGGCACTCAATCGGGCCGGACCATATCGAGGTCGGCTCATTCATCGGTCTCGCAGCGGTGACAAAGTCGGAATTACGCATCGAACAAGCGGGAATCGAACATCTCCGCTCCACCCGGCTGGGCTTCGCGAGGCTTGGTATCGAGTGCGAGGAGGACGGCGAAGATCTCATCGTCCCCGCCAAACAGACCCTCAAGATTCAGGCTGACATGGGAGACCATGTTCCCAAGCTCGAGGATCAGCCGTGGCCTGCGTTTCCGGCTGACACCATGTCGATCGCCATCGTCACGGCAACCCAATGCAACGGGATGATCCTGATGCACGAGAAGATGTTCGAGTCCCGGCTCTTCTTTGTTGACAAGCTCATCAGTATGGGAGCAAAGATCGTCCTCTGCGATCCACACCGCGCAATCGTTGCCGGGCCCTCCAGGCTCAGCGGCGCGACACTCGATTCGCCCGACATCCGGGCGGGGATGGCCCTCCTCATCGCCGCTCTCTGCGCCGAAGGCAGGAGCGTGATCAACAACGTCGGTCAGATCGAGCGCGGCTATGAGCGGATTGACTATCGGTTGCGTGCTCTGGGCGCATCGGTTGATCGGGTGGGCGATCGCCGCAAGTGA
- a CDS encoding polyphenol oxidase family protein has protein sequence MTAIASGTAIEVIDGFANFGVRAFTTTRVAGTFSLSGKDAVGEVMARWTALQEDLSGQSRRMVIGRQIHGSRVLTHQGGWEGLLRTAEADGHVALEKGISLTVSVADCVPVFLAHPSGVVGILHSGWRGTGARIIDAGLKAFARFGIPPDEIVVHLGPAICGRCYEVSAEVRSELTGQPANRPGNVDLRSLIAEHAKDAGVRQISVSDACTRCDNDRFFSHRAGDAGRQLGVIVAGIL, from the coding sequence GTGACGGCGATCGCGTCCGGAACCGCCATCGAGGTGATTGATGGATTCGCAAATTTCGGCGTCCGGGCGTTTACGACGACGAGAGTCGCCGGCACTTTCAGCCTTTCGGGAAAAGACGCCGTTGGCGAAGTGATGGCACGCTGGACCGCTCTTCAGGAGGATCTCTCCGGTCAGTCGCGGCGCATGGTCATCGGGCGACAGATTCATGGCTCACGCGTGCTCACGCATCAGGGAGGATGGGAAGGCCTGCTGCGTACCGCTGAAGCAGATGGCCATGTCGCGCTCGAGAAAGGGATTTCCCTTACGGTTTCTGTAGCTGATTGCGTTCCCGTATTCCTCGCGCATCCATCGGGAGTAGTTGGAATTCTGCACTCCGGATGGCGCGGGACCGGGGCACGGATCATCGATGCAGGTCTGAAGGCGTTTGCACGGTTCGGCATTCCTCCGGACGAAATCGTCGTTCACCTCGGTCCCGCGATCTGCGGACGCTGCTACGAGGTAAGTGCCGAAGTCCGTTCAGAACTTACCGGGCAGCCGGCAAATCGCCCAGGGAATGTTGACCTGCGTTCGCTGATCGCCGAACATGCGAAAGATGCTGGCGTGCGACAGATCAGCGTTAGCGATGCCTGCACGCGCTGTGACAACGATCGTTTTTTCTCGCACCGCGCGGGCGATGCGGGCAGGCAGCTGGGAGTGATCGTGGCAGGAATTCTCTGA
- the nusA gene encoding transcription termination factor NusA: protein MAGSLEILTAIRELTNTKQLDRTELHGLLFDGITAALAKKHGPTVQAEVDIDEDKGTIRIVRLRTVVADVTDTAREISLDEARFTDEEFQVGDVMEDPVDFSEFGRMAVLAAKQRIIQRVREGERTKIRDEFTSRVGDLLSGEVQQIERGKLVIMLNKFREAEAVIPYREQNHREHFHQGDPLRAVLKRVEETPKGPRLMLSRGDPMFVKALFKLEVPEIQQGIVEIRAAAREVGNRTKIAVFSRDDSVDPVGACVGLKGSRVQAVVNELGGERIDIVPWSADPERFAKLALAPARVARVFSDAASKTIQAVVDEDQLSLAIGRNGQNVRLASELTEWKIELYSSREWMERGAEQQLFAPLPGEADEAVNPRLSEIAGLEPATIAVLEEAGYRTLDDVIDLEREDFLRLAGIAPEEADRLMNIINELTVEEGAEGEGSDAESDSPESEIPEAPAVPDEDPGAAGTLGSDGGAGDATNANDGAASQHSDAGSVPKSEPGTRKGE from the coding sequence ATGGCGGGTTCACTGGAAATCCTGACTGCTATCAGGGAACTGACGAATACCAAGCAACTCGATCGGACCGAGCTTCATGGACTGCTGTTCGACGGGATAACAGCGGCTCTCGCAAAAAAGCACGGGCCAACGGTGCAGGCAGAAGTGGATATCGACGAAGACAAGGGTACGATTCGCATCGTACGGCTTCGGACGGTGGTGGCCGATGTAACCGATACCGCCCGCGAAATTTCACTGGATGAAGCGCGCTTCACCGACGAAGAATTTCAGGTCGGCGACGTTATGGAAGATCCTGTGGACTTCTCGGAGTTCGGGCGGATGGCCGTGCTTGCAGCAAAGCAGCGGATCATCCAGCGCGTGCGCGAAGGCGAGCGCACGAAGATCCGCGACGAATTTACCAGCCGTGTCGGCGACCTGCTTTCCGGTGAGGTTCAGCAGATCGAACGCGGAAAGCTGGTAATCATGCTGAACAAGTTTCGCGAGGCAGAAGCAGTAATTCCCTATCGCGAGCAGAATCACCGCGAACATTTTCATCAGGGCGATCCCCTGCGGGCCGTCCTCAAGCGAGTTGAGGAAACGCCCAAGGGCCCGCGACTTATGCTCAGCCGGGGAGATCCGATGTTCGTGAAGGCGCTTTTCAAGCTCGAGGTTCCCGAGATTCAGCAGGGCATAGTCGAAATTCGTGCCGCTGCCCGCGAAGTCGGCAATCGCACGAAGATCGCCGTGTTTTCACGCGACGACTCGGTCGATCCGGTGGGCGCCTGCGTCGGGCTCAAGGGTTCACGCGTGCAGGCGGTAGTCAACGAGCTCGGCGGCGAGCGGATCGATATCGTCCCGTGGTCGGCCGATCCTGAGCGCTTCGCCAAGCTTGCACTCGCTCCCGCTCGCGTTGCACGTGTGTTCAGCGACGCTGCATCGAAAACGATTCAGGCGGTTGTGGACGAAGACCAGCTTTCTCTCGCGATCGGGCGCAACGGTCAGAACGTGCGGCTCGCATCCGAGCTGACCGAATGGAAGATCGAGCTTTACTCCAGCCGTGAGTGGATGGAGCGGGGTGCCGAGCAGCAGTTGTTCGCGCCGCTCCCGGGTGAAGCCGATGAAGCTGTAAACCCGCGGCTGTCGGAAATTGCCGGCCTCGAGCCTGCCACGATCGCGGTTCTCGAGGAAGCGGGGTATCGCACCCTCGACGATGTCATCGATCTTGAGCGTGAAGATTTTCTCCGGCTGGCTGGAATTGCACCTGAAGAAGCCGACCGGCTCATGAACATCATTAACGAGCTGACGGTTGAAGAGGGTGCCGAAGGAGAGGGCAGCGACGCCGAAAGCGATAGTCCCGAATCTGAAATTCCCGAAGCCCCGGCTGTACCCGACGAAGATCCGGGGGCTGCCGGCACGCTCGGCAGTGACGGCGGGGCTGGGGATGCGACAAACGCCAATGACGGCGCGGCCAGTCAGCACTCAGACGCCGGCAGCGTTCCGAAAAGCGAGCCGGGAACCCGAAAAGGCGAATGA